One genomic region from Leptospiraceae bacterium encodes:
- a CDS encoding TetR/AcrR family transcriptional regulator — translation MGRRKKYNRAELLDEAMKIFRIHGYAGTSTQMLVEKLGVNKFSIYSEFANKQKLFEAALELYFEKIIDIRFSPLESDDAGVEEIQTLLQFYSAALSGPVAGIGCLLCNTAIEFGPEDPGDAGYIEKYFKRISNAFRSALQNASRQGDIPESVSIEQEADFFTSVVLGFFVMIRANASQEMLQRAAAAAVQHLENLRN, via the coding sequence ATGGGTAGAAGAAAAAAATACAACCGTGCTGAATTGCTGGATGAAGCCATGAAGATTTTCCGGATTCACGGTTATGCCGGCACGTCTACGCAGATGCTTGTAGAAAAACTTGGAGTGAATAAATTCAGTATTTACTCTGAATTTGCCAACAAGCAGAAACTCTTTGAAGCTGCATTGGAGCTGTATTTTGAAAAAATCATAGATATCAGGTTTTCACCCCTTGAATCTGATGATGCAGGGGTAGAAGAAATACAAACTCTGCTGCAGTTTTACTCAGCTGCTTTAAGTGGACCGGTGGCAGGGATCGGTTGTCTGTTGTGCAATACTGCCATTGAGTTTGGTCCAGAGGATCCGGGAGATGCTGGTTATATCGAGAAATATTTCAAGCGCATATCCAATGCTTTTCGTAGTGCCCTACAGAATGCATCCAGACAGGGTGATATTCCGGAATCTGTTTCGATAGAACAGGAAGCTGATTTTTTTACATCGGTTGTACTCGGATTTTTTGTAATGATCCGGGCGAATGCTTCACAGGAGATGTTACAGCGTGCAGCTGCTGCAGCCGTCCAACATCTGGAAAATCTACGTAACTAA
- a CDS encoding ATP-binding protein — MTNEDTLEKIKIMKLYGMQRIFKSALDMGFNKLSPDEFVASLVDAEWEERYNRKLTRLLATAKFRYKANLESISYDSGRNLDKNMVLKLSSFEWIKRKYNLIISGPTGTGKSYLACAFGNNACLEGYSVLYYNSSKLFNSLRMKKVDGSYNREIDKIKKTDLLILDDFGLEPFDKKTALFLMEIIEDRHGQKSTIITSQYPISSWHDVVNNQTIADAVCDRILHSSYTFTLKGDSMRKLITKGLT; from the coding sequence ATGACTAATGAAGATACACTTGAAAAAATAAAAATAATGAAACTTTATGGAATGCAGAGAATCTTTAAATCTGCATTGGATATGGGCTTTAATAAACTGAGTCCGGATGAGTTTGTTGCTTCTCTCGTAGATGCCGAATGGGAGGAAAGATATAATCGGAAGCTGACAAGATTATTAGCTACAGCTAAATTTCGATACAAAGCTAATCTGGAAAGCATCAGCTATGATAGCGGTAGAAATCTGGATAAAAATATGGTTCTAAAATTAAGCTCCTTTGAATGGATCAAAAGGAAATATAACCTTATTATATCCGGCCCGACCGGAACTGGGAAAAGTTATTTAGCATGTGCTTTTGGAAATAATGCCTGCCTGGAAGGATACTCTGTGCTATATTACAATAGCAGTAAATTATTCAATTCTTTAAGAATGAAAAAAGTCGATGGAAGTTACAATAGAGAAATTGATAAGATAAAAAAAACGGATCTACTTATCCTTGATGATTTTGGACTGGAACCGTTTGATAAGAAAACAGCATTGTTTCTTATGGAAATAATTGAAGATAGACATGGACAAAAGTCAACAATTATTACTTCTCAATACCCTATTTCATCCTGGCATGATGTGGTAAATAACCAGACAATTGCTGATGCAGTTTGTGACAGAATATTACACTCTTCTTACACATTCACGTTGAAAGGAGATTCCATGAGAAAATTAATTACAAAAGGTTTGACTTAA
- a CDS encoding IS21 family transposase — MNQRIKMNKIVEIVRLYELGLSKRSISRNLSISRPVVSEYLQIFRKSNMTYKDLSLMKESEVLDILDSRNLSRKERYQQLSIRFPDYAVQLKRVGVTLQILWEEYTKEVSEPYSYTQFCYHYQTWKNSKEVSMHIEHKYGDKLFVDFTGKKLKIKDPKTNEEREVEVFVSVLGASQLTYVEAVYSQKKEDFIRACENSLQYLGGVVNAIVPDCLKAAVTKSDRYEPEINPELLDFARHYDTVIFPARPYKPKDKALVENAVNIVYTRIFAPLRDQTFLSLSELNEAIQKLLDKHNNLKMQRLNHSRREDFERNEKQLLKPLPAEKYMFKKFAMSTVAVNYHVYLPEDKNYYSVPYRLKGRKTTIIYTQDIVEVFYNNERVALHKRDRAQGKYSTNIDHMPPSHKSYAEWNSEMILSRASLLGVSVRELSSNILNTYKYPEQGYKVCIGIINLGKKYGGKRVNRACEIALEYKQIGYRFIKNILLNGMDAYEQENLSSNDIKHENLRGKVYYNKEEY, encoded by the coding sequence ATGAATCAGAGGATAAAAATGAATAAAATTGTTGAAATAGTAAGACTCTACGAACTGGGTTTGAGTAAACGGAGTATTAGTCGAAACTTAAGTATTTCTCGTCCAGTAGTATCAGAGTATCTCCAAATATTCCGCAAGTCAAATATGACATATAAAGACCTCTCTCTTATGAAGGAAAGTGAGGTTCTGGATATATTAGATTCCAGAAATCTTTCCCGAAAAGAAAGGTATCAGCAGCTATCCATTAGGTTTCCTGACTATGCTGTTCAGTTGAAAAGAGTTGGAGTTACCCTGCAAATATTGTGGGAAGAATATACAAAAGAAGTTTCAGAACCCTATAGCTATACCCAGTTTTGTTATCACTATCAGACATGGAAAAACAGCAAAGAAGTCAGTATGCATATAGAGCATAAATATGGTGATAAACTGTTTGTGGACTTTACCGGAAAAAAGCTAAAAATAAAAGATCCCAAAACAAATGAAGAAAGAGAAGTTGAAGTATTTGTTTCTGTATTAGGTGCGAGTCAATTAACTTATGTAGAAGCGGTATATTCTCAGAAGAAAGAAGATTTTATTCGTGCCTGTGAGAATAGTTTACAATATCTTGGAGGGGTTGTGAATGCGATTGTTCCGGATTGCTTAAAAGCTGCGGTAACAAAAAGTGATAGGTATGAACCTGAAATCAATCCTGAGCTTTTGGATTTTGCCAGACATTATGATACGGTTATTTTCCCGGCAAGGCCCTATAAGCCCAAAGATAAAGCACTCGTAGAAAATGCGGTGAACATAGTATATACTAGAATATTTGCTCCTCTTAGAGATCAAACATTCCTGAGCCTCTCAGAATTGAATGAGGCAATACAGAAACTATTAGATAAACATAATAATCTAAAAATGCAGAGATTAAATCATTCAAGAAGAGAAGATTTTGAAAGAAACGAAAAACAGTTACTAAAGCCTCTACCTGCAGAAAAATACATGTTCAAGAAATTTGCAATGTCTACAGTAGCTGTAAATTATCATGTCTACCTTCCTGAAGATAAAAACTATTACAGCGTGCCTTATCGCCTAAAAGGTCGTAAAACCACGATAATCTATACTCAGGATATAGTTGAGGTATTCTACAATAATGAGAGAGTGGCTTTGCATAAACGTGATAGAGCACAGGGTAAATATAGCACAAATATAGACCATATGCCTCCCTCTCACAAGTCTTATGCGGAATGGAATTCTGAAATGATATTAAGCAGAGCATCTCTTCTGGGAGTAAGTGTAAGGGAGCTATCCTCAAATATTCTAAATACTTACAAATATCCCGAACAGGGATATAAAGTATGCATAGGGATTATTAACCTTGGAAAGAAATATGGGGGAAAGCGAGTTAATAGAGCCTGTGAAATCGCATTAGAATACAAGCAAATAGGCTACAGATTTATAAAAAATATTTTGCTAAATGGAATGGATGCATACGAGCAAGAAAACTTATCTTCCAATGACATCAAACATGAAAACCTGAGAGGAAAAGTATATTACAATAAGGAAGAATACTGA
- a CDS encoding DUF917 family protein, with protein MKNVITGAAFLGSGGGGSIQAGKALLKECRGKSFTLIHKKEMDDSMLICSLADFGSISSFESGQKAALLSAFSAMKEIAESKYGKKISAIFPIETGPENSIAPVLVSSYTGIPLLDVDSAARAVPALNLLSLARSDSTDICASNEKSELIILKNCSVERAESLLGLISSDKNFASSSSISLYLSPYKKIKNQLIAGSYTRSAKYGKEIRKVKKEKRKVIIKKLKALNAHLLAEGQVIDIQSSISNSLDTMKISISGTDKNLYTILAVNENMILYSSNSNHPIMLAPHSIAYLKNDASPMTNSEIQLKDNILLFAIPAHKKLLKIQNNYSMFLQSMGYFGKKTFTFK; from the coding sequence ATGAAAAATGTAATAACCGGGGCTGCTTTTTTAGGAAGTGGAGGTGGGGGAAGTATTCAAGCAGGAAAAGCTCTATTGAAAGAATGCCGGGGAAAATCGTTTACTCTCATCCACAAAAAGGAAATGGACGATTCTATGCTTATCTGCTCTCTTGCAGACTTTGGTTCTATCAGTTCTTTTGAATCCGGACAAAAAGCAGCACTATTATCTGCTTTTTCTGCTATGAAAGAAATTGCAGAAAGTAAATACGGAAAAAAAATTTCAGCTATCTTCCCTATAGAAACCGGCCCGGAGAATTCGATAGCTCCCGTTCTTGTTTCTTCCTACACAGGAATTCCCTTATTGGACGTTGATTCTGCTGCTCGTGCAGTTCCTGCACTTAATTTATTAAGCCTTGCCCGTTCCGATTCTACAGATATTTGCGCTTCCAACGAAAAATCAGAGTTAATCATTCTAAAAAATTGTTCAGTTGAAAGAGCTGAATCCTTATTAGGTCTCATTTCATCTGACAAAAACTTTGCTTCGAGTAGCAGTATTTCTTTATATCTATCTCCCTATAAAAAAATAAAAAATCAACTGATTGCAGGTTCCTACACACGCTCAGCAAAATACGGTAAAGAGATTAGAAAGGTAAAAAAAGAAAAACGTAAAGTTATCATAAAGAAATTGAAAGCCTTAAATGCTCATCTACTTGCAGAAGGGCAGGTTATTGATATTCAATCTTCTATTAGCAATAGTTTAGATACTATGAAAATTAGCATAAGTGGAACAGATAAGAATCTATATACCATATTAGCTGTCAATGAAAATATGATACTTTACAGTTCTAACTCAAATCATCCTATAATGTTGGCACCTCACTCCATTGCGTATTTAAAAAATGATGCATCTCCTATGACAAATTCAGAGATACAGCTAAAAGATAATATTCTTTTATTTGCAATACCTGCTCATAAAAAACTGTTAAAGATCCAGAATAATTATTCTATGTTTTTGCAATCTATGGGATATTTTGGGAAAAAAACATTTACTTTCAAATAG